A window of the Zeugodacus cucurbitae isolate PBARC_wt_2022May chromosome 2, idZeuCucr1.2, whole genome shotgun sequence genome harbors these coding sequences:
- the LOC105208457 gene encoding ficolin-1-like — translation MRKREDDILREISLVQTKLQSIEKHKGGGHSEPSNCVEAAARSFKSGIYKIKLNKFSATPFDVFCNEETDYGGWLVIQRRVSDSVDFYRDWRAYKEGFGELAGNYWIGLEKLHALTSSCQQELYIELQRFNGGSYYARYTEFLVGSESEGYPIQELLAIA, via the exons ATGCGAAAGCGCGAGGACGACATCTTGAGAGAAATATCGCTTGTTCAAACAAAACTGCAATCGATCGAAAAACACAAAGG TGGTGGACATTCAGAGCCTTCAAACTGCGTGGAAGCCGCAGCTCGCAGCTTTAAAAGTggcatatacaaaataaaattgaacaagTTTAGTGCCACGCCGTTCGACGTGTTTTGCAATGAGGAGACGGACTATGGCGGTTGGTTAGTCATTCAAAGGCGCGTCAGTGATTCCGTAGATTTCTATAGGGATTGGCGGGCGTATAAGGAGGGATTTGGGGAGCTGGCTGGAAACTACTGGATTGGATTGGAAAAGCTGCATGCGCTCACCAGCAGTTGTCAGCAGGAACTGTATATTGAATTACAAAGGTTTAATGGTGGCAGTTATTATGCGCGCTACACGGAATTTTTAGTCGGCAGTGAATCGGAAGGCTATCCTATACAGGAACTGCTGGCGATAGCTTGA